In Plasmodium relictum strain SGS1 genome assembly, chromosome: 6, one DNA window encodes the following:
- the PPP8 gene encoding serine/threonine protein phosphatase 8, putative: MRNNIEMNENNIYMNPFLLEKNNLNPVITLNKELIIQRKKASNYQFNNFNTEELGNFKKSDLDSYVKNMTNVDNNNIKLGSLPFTCNLNMKQYYNNNLNAYPRNEYNNMNTRNGNSQNFCLNNSYKGLNNEVNVNSGKNQFKENFLMNNEMRHTSMNDFHEGDRHKNIIYLNKYNNMNNHMNNSLFFQNSPCKINNILGHKDINNNFCFNTNINKLNNNNGYYENKYNINDIYKNSFEKIINKNIIEDTKKKNGGFNSELNNNNIAIENEDNVCSFRKDNQINLIPGINQEKNLEANVNANIFKKEHAEIFSDNRLNKTSEYYYKKGNSQNLKNTGNINELNSSERKKELVNPLTHEILNLHNNKNININECSCENIKNGNFVKNDKILNTNSIISSNSYYDINKNNESFSDCVGSLNYKIESAIEENDFKSKKIYKEGSNYLFKNMNENNSFIGDGISKNQNESYVEKETCFKDEEFNLMKIKDRNDIDKKVIINDQECNIKNTHINEENRNITEVPCETYFKKNPINTTSEINNELYISDANNNAKEYEKDNNEEMNETSSIEKFDFTQWRSHNKLMKNIISSYNENIDMENHSLFNLLFDFHGYNKDIFKNYLLNGDDSLINEVMKNIIYELSEEKNNKIIEKLIFLKYLFNEYGHSDHPNLISLKNFKLIFKNYKSIFSSEKIVLFMFNCLDRGKRYHITETDFIIGMLACSPQMDNDIKNDTGKLRHQLIFRAYDLDRDGYLSDNELLIFLYHIYELSKNFKIENLKDNKKKLKEYVISEKNRIMKYCNKISYDYFYNLILNKEIEGTSNLLRSNQDMADTVKKYFLYTYAKNMNIENYINNDKFFITTGKRKNLEDDNKGFYKQTFLSYNENKQGPLEKNIHNILPQNNSCIDINSSILLNYPCAVKNMDIENLDKNKLSDKNIDNIKNEKVIINNHDMNVYEKNDNNSSITQKISDEDTVLIKQDMPKRNNFNNQNISNIQIYEKINYENDSKNANVHSNDKNIKGEKMHLNDDDYNVKNIYTNNKKEDLKKNFDDNKNDNSNDRNNYNNRISQCKNDHINKNNKSMKHADNNNYNENNYQRELNNYNGNKDSNCLSITDNVDNVDININNNEGYIEAIYNKNTLNSNSSYTGSEDKIREPLIKEKMNDRDLYFNNDLNNNILEEIDTTNLKGNKKNENILHAYHKNKNNINYKNNAYKEKNLNSFSECEFLRDNTNINDRNVLNEALKNNCNNYFYRNINNINNKSINSNKDTAIKENSLVNYDEEINNYNSKKINNNLRENIEKGKHNENYAMNFKKKDKDNLNDINYLENKNDLNSTINIKSHCNIAICEELKNNNLYKEKIEDKNSCFNENEQNFTNDIHSFIYKKKEKISGNNDEKKYISNDNEDGIYKEKEKDKLYALNNNLYENILTYKNDNIGNDFKQFINNNEDENKSIENYDKNENNNFNKIINHNKLNSKSACDNYIGDKDMENENINDTHSIKNSNEYLPHFGRKDELDKYFSKEFYDENILDDKIDQFRETVKFYRQKYLQDHRLNTLNQDIAFKIFTIFYKVCYRKKRDKYSSYFDTFQICSYNDILLLCDEVAKLFKLENSLENVRLPCKVFGDIHGNLFDIMDFFNLYNWPMHNSLNELISINELINFENINYVKTNENYNYCDKMRDENEEMYNASDIKYVFLGNYVNRGDHSLEVICFLFSLKILFPKHIYLLRGNHEDRLFNYIYGFYKDIEVKMKKNMETMGLINYEDEVVIAHSYELFNRINDALEFLPLSALLDKNILCIHGGIGDSVHNISDYINVHKPILIPQYVDRNNNNPNENIKKIIIDTLWSDPINYNDEHDMLLIKNSPHYDIIPSNRGKITFKFGKNRLYNFLKNNKLKMIIRGHECVHEGYKYMFKKKLLTLFSAKNYCKKYKNNASNAFIVKKGKNIIIFNQILKSDKVYDIEIKDTNNHTNDNFQRNIFSFNQDNQIKNSENFKNTYQNQLNIYNNNVSKNQGGKYHKLKNYFMNDNIENSNNSINDKNIMNDNYNVSNNNNTINSNNDTINNSNINNLNNNIINDIKTKDIQMEKNNLLNINNSMNNFNFSNSNRNYLLNYNHRKYNLASCKSIRSDFTNFDNKYNFSLNKINKSIKKKLRDIRNNKNFHLNKIKRDDNINKNINYFFNNTDNNEKEKEREKEKNKDCNKDEKNECPVNNYVNINNNHKIDRSMNNCNNSNNLINFSINNNKSYDDVNIKRNILNLIDIEYIKHDDEKFMKNLINNPVNNQFQDLEKDINNLSEVKNKLSKKIDTDTIIDKFFDNEMYQEKNKANYNNTNEDNKFHKNNDNDNLKKIYYSKLTSINEENSNTQHNDNDNDKIKKTDYISINTELLKKPLDYMMPPDLGIANKKKFKNETYSKENKSEHNSATLRSLKSDSYLNDPLNKLQMQYLPPDPKPQTKISFHKSIKKIDH; the protein is encoded by the exons atgagaaataatatagaaatgaatgaaaataatatttatatgaatcCATTTCTTCtagaaaagaataatttaaacCCAGTTATtactttaaataaagaaCTAATTattcaaagaaaaaaagcaTCCAATTACCagtttaataattttaatacagAAGAATTAGgtaatttcaaaaaatctGATTTAGATTCCTATGTAAAGAATATGACTAATGTAGATAATAACAACATTAAATTGGGATCATTGCCATTTACAtgtaatttaaatatgaaacaatattacaataataatttaaatgcaTATCCAagaaatgaatataataatatgaatacaAGAAATGGTAATTCTCAGAATTTCTgtttaaataattcttatAAAGGCTTAAATAATGAGGTAAATGTTAATTCAGGGAAGAATCAATTTAAGGAAAATTTTCTTATGAATAATGAGATGAGACATACATCTATGAATGATTTCCATGAAGGAGATagacataaaaatattatatatttaaataaatataataatatgaataatcaTATGaataattctcttttttttcaaaacaGTCCTtgcaaaataaataatatactaGGTCATAAGGAtataaataacaatttttgttttaatacaaatattaataaattaaataataataatggttattatgaaaataaatataatattaatgatattTATAAGAATTCgtttgaaaaaattattaacaaaaatattattgaagatactaaaaaaaagaatggaGGATTCAATAGTGaactaaataataataatattgctATTGAAAATGAGGATAACGTTTGTTCTTTTAGAAAAGACAAtcaaattaatttaattccTGGTATAAATcaggaaaaaaatttagaagcAAATGTAAAtgcaaatatatttaaaaaagaacatGCAGAAATCTTTAGCGATAATCGTTTAAATAAAACATCTGAAtactattataaaaaaggaaatagtcaaaatttaaaaaatacaggcaacataaatgaattaaattccagtgaaagaaaaaaagagttAGTCAATCCTTTAACAcatgaaatattaaatttgcataataacaaaaatatcaATATTAACGAATGTAGCtgtgaaaatataaaaaatggaaattttgttaaaaatgataaaatattaaatactAATTCAATTATCTCGAGTAATAGCTACTATgacattaataaaaataatgaaagttTTAGTGATTGCGTAGGctcattaaattataaaatagaatCAGCTATTGAAGAAAATGATttcaaaagtaaaaaaatatacaaggAAGGaagtaattatttatttaaaaatatgaacgAAAATAACTCTTTCATTGGAGATGGTATTTCAAAAAATCAAAATGAAAGTTATGTAGAAAAGGAAACATGCTTTAAAGACGaagaatttaatttaatgaaaattaagGATAGAAAtgatatagataaaaaagttattatAAACGATCAAGAAtgtaacataaaaaatacacATATCAATGAAGAAAATCGTAATATAACAGAAGTTCCTTGTGAaacttattttaaaaaaaatccGATAAATACTACGTCagaaattaataatgaattGTATATATCTGATGCAAACAATAATGCAAaagaatatgaaaaagataataatgaGGAAATGAATGAGACGAGTTCTATTGAGAAATTTGATTTTACTCAATGGAGATCtcataataaattaatgaaaaatattatttcgtcatataatgaaaatattgataTGGAGAAtcattctttatttaatttattatttgattttCATGGTTATAATAaggatatatttaaaaactaTTTATTAAATGGTGATGATAGTTTAATAAATGAggtaatgaaaaatataatttatgaattatctgaagaaaaaaataataaaataattgaaaaattaatatttttaaaatatttatttaatgaatatgGTCATTCAGATCATCCTAATTtgatttcattaaaaaactttaaattaatttttaaaaattataaaagtatattttcTTCAGAGAAAATTGTTTTATTCATGTTCAATTGTCTAGACAGAGGAAAGAGGTATCATATAACTGAGACTGATTTTATTATTGGTATGTTAGCATGTAGTCCTCAAATggataatgatataaaaaatgatacagGAAAGCTAAGACATCAATTAATATTTCGTGCTTATGATTTAGATAGAGATGGATATTTAAGTGATAACGAATTACTTATCtttttatatcatatttatgaattatctaaaaattttaaaattgaaAACTTAAAggataataagaaaaaattgaaagaATATGTTATCAGTGAAAAAAATAGGATCATGAAATattgtaataaaataagttatgactatttttacaatttaatactaaataaagaaattgaaGGAACAAGTAATTTATTACGATCAAATCAAGATATGGCTGATACTGTAAAGAAGTATTTTCTTTATACATATGCTAAAAATATGAACattgaaaattatataaataatgataaattttttataactacaggaaaaagaaaaaatttggAAGATGATAATAAAGGTTTTTATAAGCAAACATTTCTAAgctataatgaaaataaacaAGGTCCTCTTgagaaaaatattcataatattttacCTCAAAATAATAGTTGTATTGATATTAACAGTAGCATTTTACTTAATTATCCGTGTGCAGTTAAAAATATGGATATAGAAAATTTAGATAAGAATAAATTAagtgataaaaatattgataatataaagaatgaaaaagtaattataaataatcatGATATGAATGTATATgagaaaaatgataataacaGTTCAATAACACAGAAAATTTCAGATGAAGATACTGTATTAATTAAACAAGATATGccaaaaagaaataattttaataatcaaaatatatCTAACATtcaaatttatgaaaaaataaattatgaaaatgatTCGAAAAATGCAAATGTACAttcaaatgataaaaatattaagggAGAAAAAATGCATCTAAATGACGATGATTATAATGTAAAGAATATTTacacaaataataaaaaagaagatttaaagaaaaattttgatGATAACAAAAATGACAATTCTAATGATAGAAACAATTATAATAACAGGATATCTCAATGTAAAAACgatcatataaataaaaataataaaagcaTGAAACATgcagataataataattataatgaaaataattatcaGAGAGAACTCAATAATTATAATGGTAATAAAGATTCAAATTGCTTATCTATCACTGATAATGTTGACAATGttgatattaatataaataacaatGAAGGATATATTGAAGctatttataacaaaaatactTTGAATAGTAACTCATCATATACGGGATCTGAAGATAAAATAAGAGAACctttaattaaagaaaaaatgaatgatagagatttatattttaataatgatttaaataacaaTATATTAGAGGAAATTGATACAACAAAtttaaaaggaaataaaaaaaatgagaacaTTTTACATGCATATCATaagaacaaaaataatatcaaTTATAAGAATAATGCATATAAggagaaaaatttaaattcattttctGAGTGTGAATTTTTACGAGACAAcacaaatataaatgatagaAATGTTCTTAATGAGgccttaaaaaataattgtaacaattatttttatagaaacattaataacattaataataaaagtataaacAGTAATAAAGATACTGCAATTAAAGAAAACTCCTTAGTAAATTATGATGAAGAAatcaataattataattcaaaaaaaataaataataatttaagagaaaatatagaaaaaggaaaacataatgaaaattatgcCATGAATTTCaagaaaaaagataaagataatttaaatgatattaattatttagaaaataaaaatgatttaaacagtactattaatataaaatctCACTGTAATATAGCAATATGTGAAGAATTAAAGaacaataatttatataaagagaaaattgaagataaaaattcatgttttaatgaaaatgaacaAAATTTTACAAATGATATTCatagttttatatataaaaaaaaagaaaaaatttcaggaaataatgatgaaaaaaaatatatttcaaatgataatgaagatggaatatataaagaaaaagaaaaggataaATTATATGCTTTAAACAATAATTtgtatgaaaatattttaacatataaaaatgataatattggCAATGATTtcaaacaatttattaataataatgaggATGAGAATAAATCTATtgaaaattatgataaaaatgaaaataataattttaataaaataataaatcataataaattaaatagtaAGTCAGCTTGTGATAATTATATAGGTGATAAAGATATGGAAAacgaaaatataaatgatacccatagtattaaaaatagtaatgAGTATTTACCTCATTTTGGAAGAAAAGATGAATTAGATAAGTATTTCAGTAAAGAATTTTATGATGAAAACATTTTGGATGATAAAATTGATCAATTTAGAGAAACCGTTAAATTTTATCGTCAAAAATACTTACAGGATCATAGATTAAATACCTTAAATCAAGATATcgcttttaaaatatttactattttttataaagtgtgctatagaaaaaaaagagataaaTATAGTTCCTATTTTGATACATTTCAAATATGTTCATATAATGATATTCTTCTTTTGTGTGATGAAGTGgcaaaattatttaaattagaaaattcATTAGAAAATGTCAGACTTCCCTGTAAAGTTTTTGGTGATATTCATGGaaatttatttgatataatggatttttttaatttgtataATTGGCCTATGCACAATTCATTGAATGAATTAATTTctataaatgaattaataaattttgaaaacataaattacgttaaaacaaatgaaaattataattattgtgACAAAATGAgagatgaaaatgaagagaTGTATAATGCAAGtgatataaaatatgtatttctTGGGAATTATGTGAACAGAGGAGATCATTCATTAGAAGTTATTTGCTTTTTGTTTAGtttaaaaatactttttccaaaacatatatatttattaagagGTAATCATGAAGATAggttatttaattatatatacggtttttataaagatattgaagtaaaaatgaagaaaaatatgGAAACAATGGGACTGATTAATTATGAAGATGAAGTGGTAATTGCTCATTCGtatgaattatttaatagaATTAATGATGCTTTAGAATTTTTGCCACTATCCGCTTTATTAGATAAAAACATTTTGTGTATACACGGGGGTATAGGAGATAGTGTTCACAATATTTCtgattatataaatgttCACAAGCCAATTTTAATTCCTCAATATGTtgatagaaataataataatccaaatgaaaatataaaaaaaattattatagatACCTTATGGTCTGATCctattaattataatgatGAGCACGACATGTTGCTAATTAAAAATTCTCCTCACTACGATATAATTCCATCAAATAGAGGAAAAATAACATTTAAATTTGGTAAGAACagattatataattttttaaaaaataataaactaAAAATGATTATAAGAGGTCATGAATGTGTCCATGAaggatataaatatatgtttaaaaaaaaattattaacattattttcagcaaaaaattattgtaaaaaatataaaaataatgctTCTAATGCATTTATTGTAAAAAAGggtaaaaatattattatatttaatcaAATATTAAAATCTGACAAAGTATACGATATAGAGATAAAGGATACGAATAACCATACGAATGATAATTTtcaaagaaatattttctcttttaatcaagataatcaaataaaaaattcagaGAATTTCAAGAACACTTACCAGaatcaattaaatatatataacaataaTGTATCGAAAAATCAAGGAGGGAAATATCATAAactgaaaaattattttatgaatgataatatagaaaatagtaataatagtATAAATGATAAGAATATTATGAATGACAATTATAATgtaagtaataataataatacaattAACAGTAATAATGATACCATTAATAATAGCAACATTAATAAccttaataataatataataaatgatattaaaaCAAAAGATATTCAGATggaaaaaaacaatttattaaatattaataacagtatgaataattttaatttttctaatagCAATAGAAATTATTTACTAAATTATAATCATAGGAAATATAATTTGGCAAGCTGTAAAAGCATTAGAAGTGATTTCACCaattttgataataaatataatttttcattgaataaaataaataaaagtattaaaaaaaaattgagagatataagaaataataaaaatttccatttaaataaaataaaaagagatgataatataaataaaaatattaattatttctttaataatactgataataatgaaaaagaaaaagaaagagaaaaagaaaaaaacaagGATTGTAacaaagatgaaaaaaatgaatgtcCTGTGAATAATTATGTTAATATTAACAACAATCACAAAATTGATAGAAGTATGAATAATtgtaataatagtaataatttaataaattttagtattaacaataataaatCTTATGACGATGTGAATATTAAAAGGAACATCTTAAATTTGATTGATATcgaatatataaaacatgatgatgaaaaatttatgaaaaatttaataaataatccAGTTAATAACCAATTTCAAGATTtggaaaaagatataaacaATTTATCTGAAgtcaaaaataaattaagtaaaaaaatagacACAGATACTATCATAGATAAGTTTTTTGATAATGAAATGtatcaagaaaaaaataaagctaATTATAACAATACaaatgaagataataaattccacaaaaataatgataatgataatttaaaaaaaatttattattcaaaATTAACATCAATTAATGAGGAAAATAGTAATACACAACATAATGATAATGacaatgataaaataaaaaaaacagatTATATCAGCATTAATactgaattattaaaaaaacctTTAGATTACATGATGCCACCTGATTTGGGTAtagcaaataaaaaaaaatttaaaaatgaaacatATTCAAAGGAGAATAAGAGCGAACATAATTCAGCCACTTTAAGAAGTTTGAAAAGCGATAGCTATCTTAATGATCCATTAAATAA gttaCAAATGCAATATTTACCTCCTGATCCAAAACCTCAGACAAAAATTTCGTTCCATAAaagcattaaaaaaatagatcaTTGA
- a CDS encoding PHF5-like protein, putative, with amino-acid sequence MAAKHHPDLIMCRKQPGIAIGRLCEKCDGKCPICDSYVRPYTLVRICDECNYGSYQGRCIICGGTGVSDAYYCKECCLCEKDRDGCPKIVNLGSAKTDLFYENKKYEFKKQ; translated from the exons ATGGCAGCAAAACAtc ATCCTGATTTAATAATGTGCCGAAAACAACCAGGAATAG cTATCGGTAGATTATGTGAAAAATGTGATGGAAAGTGCCCTATTTGTGATTCTTATGTAAGACCTTATACCCTTGTGAGGATATGTGATGAATGCAATTACGGTAGTTATCAG ggAAGATGTATAATATGTGGTGGAACAGGAGTATCAGATGCTTATTATTGTAAAGAATGTTGTCTATGCGAAAAAgat AGAGATGGATGCCCAAAAATTGTAAATTTAGGTAGTGCTAAAACAGAtcttttttatgaaaataagaaatatgaatttaaaaaacagTAA